Proteins encoded by one window of Branchiostoma floridae strain S238N-H82 chromosome 6, Bfl_VNyyK, whole genome shotgun sequence:
- the LOC118418311 gene encoding hydroxysteroid 11-beta-dehydrogenase 1-like protein, whose protein sequence is MWRLAWVSLTVLLGAVAAGVYWSYDGFDPGSLRGATVVITGCSSGIGEQMAYQYARLGAKILITARRENRLKEVVAKAKSLGAQEAHYVAGDMGKAEDCERTIQRAREKFGRLDYLVLNHVGSSRPKLQEKLLSGTAWDQDPDIDTDYFVDFLNVNLVSYVRLASLALPLLKESSGRIVVISSIGEREHCEVCRPGRRGSHGHCPRRSHPGPGGLLSLLHLAYHLTQGSVAAGPGQYCYQ, encoded by the exons ATGTGGCGTCTGGCGTGGGTTAGTCTGACGGTGTTACTCGGTGCGGTAGCCGCCGGGGTCTATTGGAGCTACGATGGCTTCGATCCAG GGTCTCTGCGGGGGGCAACGGTCGTCATCACGGGCTGCAGTTCCGGTATCGGCGAACAGATGGCGTACCAGTACGCCCGGCTGGGAGCAAAGATCCTCATCACAGCCAGGAGGGAGAACAGGCTGAAAGAG GTGGTAGCGAAGGCGAAGTCTCTGGGTGCCCAGGAGGCGCACTACGTGGCCGGGGACATGGGGAAGGCGGAGGACTGTGAGAGAACCATTCAAAGAGCCAGGGAGAAATTCG GACGGTTGGACTACCTTGTGCTGAACCACGTCGGGTCGAGTCGGCCGAAGTTGCAGGAGAAGTTGCTTTCGGGTACGGCTTGGGACCAGGACCCGGATATAGATACGGACTACTTCGTCGACTTCCTGAACGTGAACTTGGTCAGTTACGTCCGGTTGGCCTCCCTGGCCCTGCCGCTGCTGAAGGAGAGCAGCGGACGCATCGTGGTGATTTCTTCCATTGGGG AACGAGAACATTGTGAAGTCTGCCGCCCCGGTAGACGAGGCAGCCATGGCCATTGTCCGAGGCGGAGCCACCCGGGCCCGGGAGGTCTACTATCCCTCCTACACCTGGCCTATCACCTTACTCAGGGCTCTGTTGCCGCAGGTCCTGGACAATATTGTTATCAATAA
- the LOC118418307 gene encoding leucine-rich repeat-containing protein 15-like, translating to MWMVLTGITVHGQPKIACDSEGDESPACICWSETVSCQDADLTAVPSDIPPDTIVLKLSRNKISSLPKIVFGYLPQLSTLNLRYNKMSYIEAGAFDGLGGSLHELHLSINDLASLEEGVFRNLTSLEYLDLVDNKICTLSSGIFRGLTSLDHILLDGNRLSSLPADVFSDTPSLGTVHLARNRIKNPENVLPSLPPNITSLDLSGNGLGNLETAAFIGFPRLSTLRLKSNNISFLPQDVFLGLESLISLSLDHKSLVELTGNMFSNHPSLAILSLRNNEIATIEVGLFNRFPRLLFIDLQSNRLASLPPGTFANLSVLREIGLNDNKLESLDKDIFKDLRHLQTIRLEDNEIKRLPSGIFSEANLEDLLILNLHENDLTVIENGTFDNLPSIQSISLEENLLMTVDCGMVPSQNMSASLGYVKVTCTCQFKPLFDCPNFAWLGEKTLCVRTLPRSLALWQVPLLNEISPDSLACAGAGSSRMDLIVLFILLLSSVVLF from the coding sequence ATGTGGATGGTACTTACAGGGATCACTGTTCATGGACAACCGAAGATTGCCTGTGACAGCGAGGGGGATGAGAGTCCAGCCTGCATCTGTTGGTCCGAAACTGTGTCATGCCAAGACGCCGACTTGACAGCTGTTCCTTCTGATATTCCCCCGGACACCATCGTCTTGAAGCTCTCCAGAAACAAGATATCGTCGCTTCCCAAGATAGTCTTTGGTTACCTTCCTCAACTGTCCACACTAAACTTGCGTTACAACAAAATGTCCTACATAGAGGCAGGCGCTTTCGATGGGTTGGGCGGTAGCCTCCACGAGCTTCACCTAAGCATAAACGACCTAGCGAGTTTAGAGGAGGGCGTGTTTAGAAATCTAACATCGTTGGAGTATCTGGATCTTGTTGACAATAAGATATGTACCTTGAGCTCAGGCATATTTCGCGGTTTAACAAGTTTGGACCATATTCTGCTGGATGGGAATAGGCTTTCAAGTTTGCCCGCCGACGTTTTCTCTGACACACCCTCCTTGGGAACGGTACATCTGGCCAGAAACCGTATAAAGAACCCAGAAAACGTTTTGCCTTCCCTTCCACcaaatataacgtccttggatcTGAGCGGGAACGGTTTGGGGAACTTGGAAACGGCAGCGTTTATCGGTTTTCCTCGTCTCTCGACTCTCCGTCTGAAATcaaacaacatttcatttctCCCGCAAGACGTTTTTCTTGGTCTCGAATCCCTGATCTCTCTTTCCTTGGACCACAAAAGTCTTGTCGAGCTTACAGGAAACATGTTTAGTAACCATCCCTCTCTGGCAATTCTAAGTTTACGCAACAACGAGATTGCAACAATCGAGGTTGGGCTTTTCAATCGATTCCCAAGGCTATTGTTCATCGATCTTCAGTCTAACAGGCTGGCCTCCTTGCCCCCCGGTACGTTTGCTAACCTCTCTGTTCTCAGAGAAATTGGACTGAACGACAACAAGCTAGAAAGTCTGGATAAAGACATATTCAAGGACCTTCGGCACCTCCAGACCATTCGCCTTGAAGACAACGAGATCAAACGTCTTCCGTCTGGAATTTTTAGTGAAGCAAACTTGGAAGACCTGTTGATTCTGAATCTTCACGAGAACGACCTGACAGTCATAGAAAACGGCACGTTTGACAACCTTCCGAGCATACAATCCATTTCTCTGGAAGAAAACCTACTGATGACGGTAGACTGCGGGATGGTTCCATCTCAGAACATGTCGGCGTCGCTTGGGTACGTGAAAGTGACGTGTACATGTCAGTTCAAACCGCTCTTCGACTGTCCCAACTTTGCATGGCTCGGAGAGAAGACGCTCTGCGTGCGGACTTTACCGAGATCTCTAGCGTTATGGCAGGTGCCGTTACTGAATGAAATCTCGCCAGACAGCCTGGCTTGTGCTGGTGCGGGTTCTAGTCGCATGGATCtgattgttttgtttattcttcTGTTGTCTTCTGTTGTACTGTTTTAG